In a single window of the Terriglobus roseus genome:
- the murD gene encoding UDP-N-acetylmuramoyl-L-alanine--D-glutamate ligase: MDLKNKRVLVVGLGKSGVSAALYLRRLGARVTVSDTRAGEALAKEIPALLDAGVMVETGGHGVLTFRRQDLIVVSPGVPLSTPEIQQVMAFGMPLIGEVELAFQGLLGKVIAITGSNGKTTTTSLVGHILAHAGLERKVGGNIGLPVVELVEGSTEKTWSVLEVSSFQLETIDTFRPHIAAVLNITPDHLDRHGSFENYAASKARITENQTSGDFLVLNAEDKSTQMVAAKTKAQIYWFSGVRRVKQGAFVHGDGVYFLAKEGGTPEPVMPVSEIPLPGAHNVENVLAAIAMARLAGVSAEVVREAVGSFTAVEHRLQFVRQVRGVAYYNDSKATNVDATAKALASFASGVRVILGGKDKGSDYTLLVPLLKERTVAVYTIGAAASIIASQIGEDVVLTPAGTLAEAVRLASLTAKAGETVLLAPACASFDQFTSYEHRGRVFVELVEALRGD; this comes from the coding sequence ATGGATCTGAAGAACAAACGCGTCCTCGTTGTTGGACTTGGTAAGAGCGGTGTTTCTGCCGCGCTTTATTTGCGCCGGCTGGGCGCGCGTGTGACCGTGAGCGATACGCGCGCGGGCGAGGCGCTGGCGAAGGAGATTCCCGCGCTGCTGGACGCCGGCGTGATGGTGGAGACGGGAGGTCATGGCGTGCTGACGTTCCGGCGGCAGGACTTGATTGTAGTGTCGCCGGGGGTGCCGCTTTCTACGCCGGAGATCCAGCAGGTGATGGCATTCGGTATGCCGCTGATCGGCGAGGTGGAACTGGCTTTCCAGGGGCTGCTGGGCAAGGTGATTGCCATCACCGGCTCAAATGGCAAGACCACGACGACGTCGCTTGTCGGTCACATTCTTGCGCATGCCGGGCTGGAGAGGAAGGTGGGCGGCAACATTGGCCTGCCCGTGGTGGAGCTGGTCGAAGGATCGACGGAGAAGACGTGGAGCGTGCTGGAGGTTTCGAGCTTTCAGCTGGAGACGATCGACACCTTTCGGCCGCACATTGCGGCAGTGTTGAATATCACGCCGGACCACCTGGATCGTCATGGATCGTTTGAGAACTATGCGGCTTCCAAGGCTCGGATTACGGAGAACCAGACGTCCGGTGACTTCCTGGTCCTGAACGCCGAGGACAAGTCGACGCAGATGGTGGCGGCGAAGACGAAGGCACAGATCTACTGGTTCAGCGGCGTTCGCCGCGTGAAGCAGGGGGCGTTCGTGCATGGGGATGGCGTGTACTTCCTGGCGAAGGAGGGCGGAACGCCGGAGCCGGTGATGCCGGTGTCGGAGATCCCGCTGCCGGGTGCGCACAACGTGGAGAACGTGCTGGCGGCGATCGCGATGGCTCGTCTTGCCGGGGTTTCCGCGGAGGTGGTGCGCGAGGCGGTGGGTTCGTTCACGGCGGTGGAGCATCGTCTGCAGTTCGTTCGCCAAGTGCGTGGCGTGGCCTATTACAACGACTCAAAGGCCACGAATGTGGATGCGACGGCAAAGGCGCTTGCGTCCTTTGCCAGCGGCGTGCGCGTGATTCTTGGTGGCAAGGACAAGGGTTCGGATTACACCCTGCTCGTTCCACTGTTGAAGGAGCGGACGGTTGCCGTTTATACGATTGGTGCGGCGGCTTCGATCATCGCCTCTCAGATCGGGGAAGATGTTGTGCTGACTCCCGCGGGGACTCTGGCAGAGGCGGTTCGTTTGGCTTCGCTGACTGCGAAGGCTGGTGAGACGGTGTTGCTGGCTCCTGCCTGTGCGAGCTTTGATCAGTTTACGAGTTATGAACATCGTGGGCGGGTGTTCGTGGAGTTGGTTGAGGCTTTGCGGGGCGACTGA
- a CDS encoding penicillin-binding transpeptidase domain-containing protein, whose product MSNLRQPLTAPIRRVRFVYVALFFAAWTSLIGMRLVWLQVVRHHDWVERAAKQQQRTFEVAPRRGVLYDRNLRELAVTVLAESVYAVPSELGDNRANVAELLSGIVHVDPTDTFTAQGSIMARLTASRNFAWIARKLTPEQAQRVRELNLKGVYLQKEFKRFYPNTDLAAQTLGYVGIDDTGLGGMEREFEDDLHGTAGHVLTAVDAKRHALGSEEREPLPGENLVLSIDTNIQYMAERALDAQMLKMKAAHGTVVVQDPHTGQILALAISPRYNPNDLKHQDPTILKNLAVSDVYEPGSTFKLVTYAAAVDGAGVQPTDIVDCQGGAMTMYGRTLHDDKSDHFGRVTVQFALEHSSDVGAAKMAMKLGNSKFYDYIRGFGFGDRSGIELPSETRGLLRPARKWEATSIMSIAIGHEVGVTPVQLVTMVSAIANGGTYLPPHILLDETELMKGDSRLRPAAFHPTNSLPAKMPDGAHRVITELTAAKMRQMMEGTIVEGTGKTGALNGYSAGGKTGTAQKIDPVTHTYSHTRTVASFAGIAPINNPAISVAVIIDDPMVGTRYGAETSAPVFKQVAQEVLEYLGVPHDQPLKVVKPDSAAPKLELAGDAPSEDPGDLNVMYEEINSLPADDPLRQKSDAAVVAATAAAAPVPVASTEKKGIFAALPEKMLKAFRDHGGSSIMTDETTEANKLSPKPVADHVQRTDGAVVVDASTKVAVPVMQGGLRAVIQQAAGAGLRVQPVGSGLAREQVPAAGTMVPLGTEVVVRFTR is encoded by the coding sequence ATGAGTAACCTCCGCCAGCCACTAACCGCTCCCATCCGGCGAGTCCGCTTTGTCTATGTTGCGCTGTTCTTTGCAGCATGGACGTCGCTCATTGGCATGCGGCTTGTCTGGCTGCAGGTAGTTCGCCATCATGACTGGGTGGAGCGCGCTGCCAAGCAGCAGCAGCGAACGTTTGAAGTTGCTCCGCGTCGCGGCGTTCTGTATGACCGAAACCTTCGCGAACTTGCAGTGACCGTCCTTGCCGAATCTGTCTATGCCGTTCCCAGCGAACTTGGCGACAACCGTGCAAACGTTGCTGAGCTTCTCTCCGGTATTGTGCACGTCGATCCCACCGACACCTTCACAGCGCAGGGCAGCATCATGGCCAGGCTGACGGCCTCCAGAAACTTCGCGTGGATTGCACGTAAGTTAACGCCGGAGCAGGCGCAGCGCGTGCGCGAATTGAACCTGAAGGGCGTGTACCTGCAGAAGGAGTTTAAGCGTTTCTATCCCAACACCGATCTTGCAGCGCAGACGCTTGGCTATGTGGGCATTGATGACACCGGCCTGGGCGGCATGGAGCGCGAGTTCGAGGACGATCTACACGGTACCGCAGGCCATGTGCTGACAGCTGTCGATGCCAAGCGCCATGCGCTGGGCAGTGAAGAGCGCGAGCCATTGCCGGGCGAGAACCTTGTGCTGTCGATCGACACCAACATCCAGTACATGGCGGAGCGCGCTCTTGATGCGCAGATGCTGAAGATGAAGGCGGCGCACGGCACAGTAGTGGTGCAGGATCCGCACACGGGCCAGATCCTTGCGCTTGCGATCTCGCCGCGTTACAACCCGAATGATCTGAAGCACCAGGATCCGACCATCCTGAAGAACCTGGCTGTCAGCGATGTGTATGAGCCAGGCTCAACCTTCAAGCTGGTGACCTATGCTGCGGCGGTGGATGGTGCCGGTGTACAGCCTACAGATATCGTGGATTGCCAGGGCGGCGCCATGACGATGTATGGCCGCACCTTGCATGACGATAAGTCTGACCACTTTGGCCGTGTGACGGTGCAATTTGCACTGGAGCATTCGAGCGATGTGGGCGCTGCCAAGATGGCGATGAAGCTTGGCAACAGTAAGTTCTACGACTACATTCGCGGCTTTGGTTTCGGTGACCGTTCCGGGATTGAACTGCCGAGCGAGACGCGTGGTCTGCTGCGGCCTGCCCGTAAGTGGGAGGCGACGAGCATCATGTCTATCGCTATCGGGCATGAGGTGGGTGTTACACCGGTGCAACTGGTGACGATGGTGTCTGCGATTGCCAATGGTGGCACCTATCTTCCGCCGCACATCCTGCTCGATGAGACGGAACTTATGAAGGGTGATAGTCGGCTGCGGCCTGCAGCCTTCCATCCTACGAACTCACTGCCTGCAAAGATGCCGGATGGCGCGCACCGCGTAATCACCGAGCTGACCGCTGCGAAGATGCGGCAGATGATGGAAGGCACGATCGTCGAAGGTACGGGTAAGACGGGCGCGCTCAATGGTTACAGTGCCGGCGGCAAGACGGGCACCGCGCAGAAGATCGATCCTGTCACACACACTTACTCGCACACGCGCACAGTTGCCAGCTTCGCCGGTATCGCGCCCATCAACAATCCTGCTATCTCAGTCGCGGTCATCATTGATGACCCGATGGTTGGAACACGCTATGGCGCTGAGACCAGCGCTCCTGTCTTCAAGCAGGTCGCACAGGAAGTTCTCGAATACCTGGGCGTACCGCACGACCAGCCACTGAAGGTTGTAAAGCCCGACAGCGCCGCTCCGAAGCTGGAGCTTGCGGGCGATGCGCCGAGCGAAGATCCGGGTGATCTGAACGTGATGTATGAGGAAATCAACTCACTGCCCGCAGACGACCCACTGCGCCAGAAGAGTGATGCAGCCGTGGTCGCGGCAACGGCGGCTGCGGCGCCCGTACCGGTGGCATCGACGGAGAAGAAGGGCATCTTTGCGGCGCTGCCGGAGAAGATGTTGAAGGCGTTCCGCGATCATGGCGGATCGTCCATCATGACGGACGAGACGACCGAGGCCAACAAGCTGTCGCCGAAACCTGTGGCGGACCATGTGCAACGAACCGATGGCGCCGTGGTCGTGGATGCCAGCACAAAAGTTGCGGTGCCAGTGATGCAGGGCGGATTGCGTGCGGTGATTCAACAGGCCGCGGGGGCTGGATTGCGTGTGCAGCCGGTGGGCAGCGGCCTGGCGCGGGAGCAGGTGCCCGCTGCCGGAACCATGGTGCCGTTAGGTACCGAAGTGGTCGTGCGGTTTACGCGATGA
- the mraY gene encoding phospho-N-acetylmuramoyl-pentapeptide-transferase, translating to MLYWLLYQKLYPVFRVFRIFRYLTFRCVFSSLTALLIGLLIGPFVIRRLREFQIGQYIREEGPASHQKKTGTPTMGGVLICISILVPTLLWSDLSNPFVWIAVLSTAAFGAIGFADDYIKVLHKRNLGLTSIQKLMLQFLASFGVAAVLVWMQTRGMYSTRLVVPFVKKFRPDLIIGSLQHIHGLYWLSFIPFVVFVMLVISFSSNAVNLTDGLDGLAIGCTIIAAGALTVLTYVSGHVVFSDYLELQRMPMVGELTIFCGAMVGASIGFLWYNAHPAEVFMGDVGSLALGGAISTVAVLVKQELLLPFIGGVFILEAVSVMLQVGSYKLRGGKRIFKMAPLHHHFELSGWSESKVIARFWIMALVFALFALTTLKLR from the coding sequence TTGCTTTACTGGCTGCTCTATCAAAAGCTGTACCCGGTCTTTCGGGTCTTCCGTATCTTTCGGTACCTCACGTTCCGCTGCGTGTTTTCGAGCCTCACGGCGTTGCTCATCGGCCTGCTGATCGGGCCGTTCGTGATTCGGCGTCTGCGTGAGTTTCAGATCGGCCAGTACATCCGCGAAGAGGGACCTGCGAGTCATCAGAAGAAGACCGGCACGCCGACGATGGGCGGGGTGCTGATCTGCATCTCGATCCTGGTGCCGACGCTGCTCTGGAGCGATCTGTCGAATCCGTTTGTGTGGATCGCGGTGCTGTCGACAGCGGCATTCGGTGCGATCGGATTTGCGGATGATTACATCAAGGTGCTCCATAAGCGGAACCTTGGGCTGACGAGTATTCAGAAGTTGATGCTGCAGTTCCTGGCGAGCTTCGGTGTGGCCGCAGTGTTGGTGTGGATGCAGACGCGGGGCATGTATTCGACGCGGCTGGTGGTGCCGTTTGTGAAGAAGTTCCGGCCGGATTTGATCATCGGCTCGTTGCAGCACATACACGGACTTTACTGGCTGAGCTTTATTCCGTTTGTGGTCTTCGTGATGCTGGTGATCAGCTTCAGTTCGAACGCGGTGAACCTGACGGACGGGCTGGATGGGCTGGCGATTGGCTGCACCATCATCGCCGCGGGTGCGCTGACGGTGCTGACGTATGTCAGCGGTCACGTTGTCTTCAGTGACTACCTTGAGCTGCAGCGTATGCCGATGGTGGGCGAACTGACGATCTTCTGTGGCGCGATGGTGGGCGCGTCGATCGGCTTCCTTTGGTACAACGCGCACCCTGCCGAAGTGTTCATGGGCGACGTCGGATCGCTGGCGCTGGGCGGTGCGATCTCGACGGTTGCCGTCCTGGTCAAGCAGGAGCTGCTGCTGCCGTTTATCGGCGGCGTCTTCATTCTGGAGGCGGTCAGCGTGATGCTGCAGGTGGGCAGTTACAAGCTGCGTGGGGGGAAACGGATCTTCAAGATGGCGCCGCTGCACCATCACTTTGAGTTGAGCGGATGGAGTGAGAGCAAGGTGATCGCGCGCTTCTGGATTATGGCGCTGGTCTTTGCTTTGTTTGCACTGACGACGCTGAAGCTGCGTTAG
- a CDS encoding cell division protein FtsL — protein MPAMGMVAGRAQRERAESFRDHNRSVYDQQRRARRGPTPEIFFTKHLDNSRIVKADDPERRKEMRQFTIAMGMLFFLVMTYVWQHFSSIEMGYSIEAQKLQVEHMREENRQLHLSEAQLSDPDRIDRIARQLGLDTPQPGQVIRPDGSFANNGPVVAEAQVPSAVLR, from the coding sequence ATGCCGGCAATGGGAATGGTAGCGGGACGCGCACAGCGCGAGCGCGCCGAGTCTTTTCGTGATCACAACCGTTCGGTGTATGACCAGCAGCGCCGCGCGCGCCGCGGTCCCACACCCGAGATCTTCTTCACAAAGCATCTCGATAACAGCCGCATCGTAAAGGCTGACGATCCCGAGCGCCGTAAGGAGATGCGGCAGTTCACCATCGCCATGGGCATGCTGTTCTTCCTGGTGATGACCTATGTATGGCAGCACTTCTCGTCGATCGAGATGGGTTACTCCATTGAGGCGCAGAAGCTGCAGGTGGAACACATGCGTGAGGAGAACCGGCAGTTACACCTGTCGGAGGCGCAGTTGTCCGATCCGGACCGCATTGATCGCATCGCACGTCAGCTTGGCCTGGATACGCCGCAGCCCGGACAGGTCATTCGTCCGGATGGTTCCTTTGCGAACAATGGTCCTGTGGTGGCAGAGGCGCAGGTACCTTCGGCGGTTCTCCGCTAA
- the rsmH gene encoding 16S rRNA (cytosine(1402)-N(4))-methyltransferase RsmH — MSGPQHVPVLLEEVLDLLQVRRGGTYADATLGLAGHSSAIARRLGPEGLLIGFDRDPQAMELATAKLEALREELGPEMPQVRLIPRAFSSAAEELEPASLDGLLADFGVSSMQLDQAHRGFSFRQDAPLDMRMDTRSGETAEQVVNQADEEELANLIYEFGEERRSRRIARAIVRARPIRTTAELARVISAAAPAMKQDKIHPATKTFQALRIRVNDELGEIRSLLESAPSLLKFGGRLAVISFHSLEDRLAKDALKEGGERGIWNVITRKPVIAAELEVDRNPRSRSAKLRVAERIKAGPKVTRKIPPVGGSSRGNRTGVS; from the coding sequence GTGAGCGGTCCGCAACATGTGCCGGTTCTTTTAGAAGAAGTTTTAGACCTTTTACAGGTGCGCCGCGGCGGAACGTACGCCGATGCAACGCTGGGGCTGGCAGGGCATTCGAGCGCCATTGCTCGGAGGCTTGGGCCAGAGGGATTGCTGATCGGATTTGATCGCGACCCGCAGGCGATGGAGCTTGCCACAGCAAAGCTCGAAGCGCTGCGCGAGGAGCTTGGACCGGAGATGCCGCAGGTGCGGCTGATCCCGAGAGCGTTTTCGTCGGCAGCAGAAGAGCTTGAGCCAGCATCGCTGGATGGTCTGCTCGCCGACTTTGGCGTGAGCAGCATGCAGCTGGACCAGGCGCACCGTGGATTCAGTTTTCGGCAGGACGCACCGCTGGATATGCGTATGGATACGCGCAGCGGTGAGACAGCCGAGCAAGTGGTAAATCAGGCGGACGAAGAAGAACTCGCCAACCTGATTTACGAATTCGGAGAGGAAAGGAGGTCGCGGAGAATCGCCAGAGCCATTGTGAGGGCACGGCCGATACGTACGACGGCGGAATTAGCCCGAGTGATATCGGCCGCTGCCCCAGCAATGAAACAGGACAAGATTCATCCGGCGACGAAGACTTTCCAGGCACTTCGAATTCGTGTGAATGATGAACTCGGGGAGATACGGTCGCTGCTTGAAAGCGCGCCTTCTCTCTTGAAGTTCGGTGGACGTCTGGCGGTCATCAGCTTTCATTCGCTGGAGGATCGTCTGGCGAAGGATGCCTTGAAAGAAGGCGGGGAACGCGGTATCTGGAACGTGATCACACGCAAGCCTGTGATTGCCGCGGAACTTGAAGTGGATCGCAACCCGCGGTCACGCAGTGCGAAGTTACGAGTGGCGGAGCGGATTAAAGCCGGTCCGAAAGTTACAAGAAAGATTCCTCCGGTGGGCGGTAGTAGTCGCGGAAACAGAACCGGAGTAAGTTGA
- a CDS encoding UDP-N-acetylmuramoyl-L-alanyl-D-glutamate--2,6-diaminopimelate ligase has product MNWTDIIAGVPVLALGDTERAEIVGVEYDSRAVRAGSLFVAMRGETTDGNKYVRAALDAGAVAIVTDARESFAFADARGVPAALIADGRRALAAVSANFFGHPERQLKLCGITGTNGKTTTAFLLEGLLNSVARKSVLIGTIETHVAGEVRPSPHTTPESRDVLAIFADGAAAGATEAVMEMSSHALQQERVWALPVDVAVFTNLTQDHLDFHGTMDAYAGAKARLFQGVGAAAPRVAVINADDPYTALMMDAAKNCETCWTYSVDADADFKASNVALRAGATSFVMATPFGDAEVVSQLTGRVNVYNLLAAAAAAMGRGLTLDKVVSGAAALPPVPGRFETVANALGFTVVVDYAHTDDALRNLIVLARELAGDARVLTLFGCGGDRDKTKRPKMGRAAGQGSDVVIVTSDNPRSEDPAAIAEEALAGVGATGNANVRVELDRAAAIALAVNEARAGDIVLIAGKGHEKTQTSRGVAVPFDDVAIAAAALRERESRA; this is encoded by the coding sequence ATGAATTGGACTGACATCATTGCCGGTGTACCGGTGCTTGCGCTGGGTGACACGGAGCGCGCAGAGATTGTGGGTGTGGAGTATGACTCCCGTGCGGTGCGTGCCGGTTCGCTGTTCGTCGCGATGCGCGGCGAGACCACCGATGGCAACAAGTATGTGCGCGCTGCACTGGATGCGGGTGCCGTCGCAATTGTGACGGACGCGCGGGAGAGCTTTGCCTTCGCCGATGCGCGCGGTGTGCCGGCGGCGCTGATTGCCGATGGCCGGCGGGCGCTGGCGGCGGTAAGTGCGAACTTCTTTGGCCATCCTGAGCGGCAGTTGAAGCTGTGTGGCATTACCGGAACGAACGGTAAGACCACGACAGCCTTTCTGCTTGAGGGCTTGCTCAACTCTGTGGCACGCAAGAGCGTGTTGATCGGCACCATTGAGACGCATGTGGCGGGCGAGGTGCGGCCGAGTCCGCATACGACGCCGGAGAGCCGCGATGTGCTGGCGATCTTTGCCGATGGTGCGGCTGCAGGTGCGACCGAAGCGGTAATGGAGATGAGCTCGCACGCGCTGCAGCAGGAGCGTGTGTGGGCGCTGCCGGTAGACGTTGCCGTCTTCACAAACCTGACACAGGACCATCTGGACTTCCACGGCACCATGGACGCTTACGCGGGCGCGAAGGCGCGGCTGTTCCAGGGTGTGGGCGCTGCGGCGCCGCGGGTTGCGGTCATCAATGCGGACGACCCTTACACTGCGCTGATGATGGACGCCGCGAAGAATTGCGAGACGTGCTGGACCTATAGTGTCGATGCGGATGCGGACTTCAAGGCGAGCAACGTTGCGTTGCGTGCGGGTGCGACGAGCTTTGTGATGGCTACTCCCTTTGGTGATGCAGAGGTGGTGTCGCAACTGACCGGTCGCGTGAATGTCTATAACCTGCTGGCCGCTGCGGCGGCTGCAATGGGACGAGGGCTGACGCTGGATAAAGTGGTGAGTGGTGCGGCTGCGCTGCCGCCGGTGCCGGGACGCTTTGAGACGGTGGCGAACGCGCTTGGCTTCACCGTCGTGGTGGACTACGCGCATACGGATGATGCGTTACGAAACCTGATTGTGCTGGCGCGTGAGCTTGCAGGAGATGCTCGCGTGCTTACGCTGTTCGGTTGTGGTGGCGATCGCGATAAGACGAAGCGGCCAAAGATGGGCCGTGCCGCGGGCCAAGGCAGCGATGTAGTGATCGTCACGAGTGATAACCCGCGCAGTGAAGATCCTGCGGCGATTGCGGAAGAAGCGCTGGCGGGTGTGGGTGCGACGGGCAACGCGAATGTTCGGGTGGAGCTGGATCGTGCCGCTGCGATTGCGCTTGCAGTGAACGAAGCGCGCGCCGGCGACATCGTACTGATTGCCGGCAAAGGCCATGAGAAGACGCAGACATCGCGCGGCGTGGCGGTGCCGTTCGACGACGTTGCAATAGCCGCGGCGGCGCTGCGTGAGAGGGAATCAAGGGCATGA
- a CDS encoding sulfite exporter TauE/SafE family protein, translated as MIDAHWSVIILIGAVVGVVVGTIGTSGAIMIPLLVFVFGLSQTSAQGTALLMASCPLWIAPMLVYARAHHVEWRLGLLLATGMAVGSIYGARLALQLPTVYLKRGFALMLAAVAVRMFFQR; from the coding sequence ATGATCGACGCGCACTGGTCCGTCATCATCCTGATTGGTGCGGTCGTCGGCGTTGTTGTGGGCACCATCGGTACCAGCGGCGCCATCATGATTCCGCTGCTGGTGTTTGTGTTCGGACTTTCGCAGACGAGTGCGCAGGGTACGGCCTTGTTGATGGCCTCGTGTCCCTTGTGGATTGCACCGATGCTGGTCTACGCGCGTGCGCACCACGTGGAGTGGAGGCTGGGTTTGCTGCTGGCGACGGGCATGGCGGTGGGCAGCATCTATGGCGCCAGGCTTGCGCTGCAGTTACCGACGGTCTATCTCAAGCGTGGATTCGCGCTGATGCTGGCGGCAGTTGCCGTGCGCATGTTCTTCCAGCGGTAG
- a CDS encoding UDP-N-acetylmuramoyl-tripeptide--D-alanyl-D-alanine ligase produces the protein MTLTLGQVADWIHAEGDFDLQAQVFGYSIDSRTVAAGDLFFAVTGERLDGHEFVAAALKAGAAAAVVSTHWVVPAEVDPCKLLRVPESEDCVLKAMQGLAHKVRRQWGKRVIGITGSAGKTTTKECVAAVLSAQFNVLKSAGNLNNGYGVPLQLLRLQPEHDVAVIEMGMNHAGEIAALAKIAEPDWVVVSNVAPVHLEHFPDGIAGIAAAKYELVQSLPAEGLAFLNADDPYVSKFGRDRERHARYFGLRSTSAAVSATDVVSAGADGMRFTVEAGGERRPASIALLGEHNVYNALAGIAVGLESGMTLQACIDALLVLQPSDKRGEQLLWRGARIINDSYNSNPRALDAMVDALMAVEATRHIVVAGEMLELGPDADVLHAECGAYMLSRGVDVALGVRGHAAALVQGAGDRGLFALTPEDAGMWMLANLREGDAVLLKASRGVRLERSLVALGLSAGSGH, from the coding sequence ATGACATTGACGTTGGGACAGGTTGCGGATTGGATCCATGCAGAGGGTGATTTCGACCTGCAGGCACAGGTGTTCGGCTACTCCATCGATTCCCGCACGGTAGCTGCGGGCGATCTGTTTTTCGCGGTCACCGGCGAGCGGTTGGATGGGCATGAATTCGTTGCGGCGGCGTTGAAAGCAGGCGCCGCGGCTGCGGTGGTGAGTACGCACTGGGTGGTGCCAGCCGAAGTTGATCCCTGCAAGTTGCTGCGTGTGCCGGAGAGCGAAGACTGCGTGCTGAAGGCGATGCAGGGGCTGGCGCACAAGGTGCGTCGGCAGTGGGGTAAGCGCGTCATCGGGATCACGGGATCCGCTGGGAAGACGACGACGAAGGAGTGTGTGGCGGCGGTGTTGTCTGCGCAGTTCAACGTGCTGAAGTCTGCGGGAAATCTAAACAATGGCTATGGTGTTCCACTGCAGTTGCTGCGATTGCAGCCGGAGCATGATGTGGCCGTCATCGAGATGGGGATGAACCACGCCGGTGAGATTGCGGCGCTAGCGAAGATTGCCGAGCCCGATTGGGTAGTGGTGAGTAACGTCGCTCCGGTCCACCTGGAGCACTTTCCGGATGGTATCGCCGGGATCGCTGCGGCGAAGTACGAGCTGGTGCAGTCGCTGCCCGCGGAAGGCCTTGCCTTTCTGAATGCGGATGATCCCTATGTGTCGAAGTTTGGCCGCGATCGAGAGAGGCATGCGCGGTACTTTGGTCTACGCAGTACGTCAGCGGCGGTAAGTGCGACGGATGTTGTGAGTGCCGGTGCGGATGGCATGCGCTTCACGGTTGAGGCTGGCGGAGAGCGCCGGCCGGCCTCAATTGCATTGCTCGGGGAGCACAATGTCTACAACGCGCTTGCGGGCATTGCGGTAGGGCTTGAGAGTGGGATGACACTGCAGGCGTGCATCGATGCGCTGTTGGTGTTGCAGCCGAGCGACAAGCGTGGCGAGCAGTTGCTGTGGCGCGGCGCGCGGATCATCAATGACAGCTATAACAGCAACCCGCGCGCGCTGGATGCGATGGTGGATGCGCTGATGGCGGTCGAGGCGACTCGGCATATTGTCGTTGCGGGCGAGATGCTGGAACTGGGGCCGGACGCGGATGTACTGCATGCGGAGTGTGGCGCTTACATGCTGTCGCGCGGTGTGGATGTTGCTCTAGGTGTGCGCGGCCATGCGGCGGCGCTGGTGCAGGGCGCGGGGGATCGCGGGCTGTTTGCCCTGACGCCGGAGGATGCCGGGATGTGGATGCTGGCGAATCTGCGTGAGGGGGATGCGGTGCTGCTGAAGGCTTCGCGCGGGGTGCGGCTGGAGCGGTCGCTGGTTGCGCTTGGCCTTAGCGCCGGTTCGGGGCACTGA
- a CDS encoding division/cell wall cluster transcriptional repressor MraZ, translating into MFRGNHPARVDEKGRLKLPAEFKRRVDESYGPQFYITSKDGKRAEIYPIREWELVEAKLAEIPNMNPAKKKFLDVTNYYGQMAELDAQGRLTLPLILRESAKVTAEVVVLGSQTYLEVVNHDDFKAKLDLEPLTEADMTALADLGL; encoded by the coding sequence ATGTTCCGTGGCAATCACCCAGCGCGTGTGGACGAGAAAGGCCGGCTGAAGCTGCCGGCTGAGTTCAAACGCCGCGTGGACGAGAGCTACGGCCCGCAGTTCTACATCACCAGCAAAGACGGCAAGCGGGCGGAGATTTACCCGATTCGTGAGTGGGAGCTGGTGGAAGCAAAGTTGGCGGAGATTCCGAACATGAATCCCGCGAAGAAGAAGTTTCTGGACGTAACGAACTATTACGGCCAGATGGCAGAGCTGGATGCACAGGGACGGTTGACCCTGCCGCTGATTCTGCGGGAGAGCGCGAAGGTCACCGCCGAGGTGGTGGTGCTGGGATCGCAGACGTACCTGGAAGTCGTGAATCATGACGACTTCAAGGCCAAGCTGGACCTGGAGCCGCTGACCGAGGCCGATATGACGGCCCTGGCAGACCTGGGACTTTAG